The following are encoded together in the Hydractinia symbiolongicarpus strain clone_291-10 chromosome 14, HSymV2.1, whole genome shotgun sequence genome:
- the LOC130625347 gene encoding intraflagellar transport protein 122 homolog, which translates to MRAIPTWVDKVHDKDQAPVCIYDIAFNPDGSQLIAASGNKVLVYDTADGSLVRALKGHKETVYCVAYAKNGKRFASGGADKCVIIWTNKLEGILKYTHNNAIQCIQYNPVNHQLASCTSDDFGLWSSEQKSVSKHKLSSRALCCCWTNDGQYLALGLFNGIISIRNKSGEEKVKIERSGGSPVWTMSWNPSVDETTDILAVGDWGQRLSFYQLSGKQIGKDRHLGFDPCSLSYFPKGEFLVIGGSDKKCYLYTKEGVRLAVIGELQSWVWTCKARPEGNYVVCGSDDGTIAFYQLIFSTVHGLYKDRYAYRDNMTDVIIQHLITEQKVRIKCRELVKRIAIYKHRLAVQMPERIVIYEIYSNDAADMTYKIRERINKKVDCNLLVVTGNNLILCQEKRLQCLAFDGTKEREWQMESLIRYIKVIGGPLGREGLLVGLKNGQILKIFVDNQFPILLLKQQTSVRCLDMSCSRKKLAVVDENNTVLVYSLETKELLFQEPNGNSVAWNTHNDDMLCFSGGGMLNIKAGSFPVHQQKVPGFVVGFCGSRIFCLHVYNMSSVEVPQSTPMYQYLEKKMFRDAYRIACLGVTDGDWRALAMAALEGSEYQIAKLAFVRVRDLKFLELIHSIEERRKRGGISNHVFLADIYAYQGRFHEAAKLYKSTGNEEKALEMFTDLRMFEYAKEFLGSSDQRNVKKLIKKQAEWCKTTNDPRAAADMFIAAGEFLKAVEILGENGWSEKLVELGRNLNKADKEPLTRCAQYLQQLRQFNYAGEMYLKLGDTKQLVKLYVESLQWDEAFLLAEKHPELKDEVYVPYANWLAENDRFDEAQAAFHNAGRRTDAVKVLEQLTLNAVVENRFNDAGYYFWRLSMQCLDIAGQKQSGELKDLEDNILEKFYEFQRKASIYYVYHTIQRFMEEPFTSQMPEPLFNMGRFLLHSLIKEVPHGVSRVHALFAVAKQGKSLGAYKLARYAFDKLQTLRIPDRYQELIDLGSITIRSKPFQDSQDLLHMCYRCSTTNPLLNNKGNQCINCSQPFIHSFIGFETLPLVEFVVDDDISDEEAMKLINMDTLVDASPDRWQDNTAQQGNSQSLRMDGADSGMDEDDDPFATKLMSFEQGGGEYTPLVIGRPTLRKIPRTSVFVKKWPSPLRYQFFRNILDDISITMCQSCFNLFHSEDFELLVLQQGYCPFCRAKQDFI; encoded by the exons ATGAGAGCTATACCAACGTGGGTTGATAAAGTTCATGACAAAGATCAAGCTCCTGTCTG taTTTATGACATTGCCTTTAATCCTGATGGTTCACAATTGATAGCCGCATCTGGAAATAAAGTTCTg GTGTATGACACAGCTGATGGCTCACTTGTTCGAGCTTTAAAAGGTCACAAGGAAACTGTTTATTGTGTGGCATATGCGAAAAATG gcAAAAGATTTGCTTCCGGTGgagctgataaatgtgttaTCATTTGGACAAATAAGTTGGAGGGCATTTTAAAATACAC GCATAACAATGCTATACAATGTATTCAATACAATCCAGTAAACCATCAACTCGCCAGTTGTACTTCAGATGACTTTG GTTTATGGTCCAGTGAGCAGAAGTCAGTTTCCAAACATAAACTTTCATCAAGAGCTCTTTGTTGTTG CTGGACGAATGATGGACAGTATTTAGCTCTTGGTTTGTTTAATGGTATTATTAGCATTAGAAACAAG TCTGGggaagaaaaagttaaaatagaaCGGTCTGGAGGTTCACCTGTATGGACGATGTCCTGGAATCCGTCTGT AGATGAAACAACAGACATCCTTGCAGTTGGTGACTGGGGTCAACGTCTGTCTTTTTATCAGTTAAGTGGAAAGCAA ATTGGTAAAGACAGACATTTGGGCTTTGATCCATGCAGTTTAAGTTATTTCCCCAAAGGAGAATTTTTGGTGATTGGAGGATCTGACAAAAAG tgCTATTTGTACACCAAGGAAGGTGTTCGACTTGCTGTTATTGGTGAACTTCAAAGTTGGGTGTGGACGTGTAAAGCACGACCTGAAGGAAACTATGTA gttTGTGGCAGTGATGATGGAACAATTGCATTTTACCAGCTTATTTTTAGCACTGTACATGGTTTATACAAAGACAG GTATGCCTATCGTGATAATATGACTGATGTGATTATACAGCATTTGATCACTGAACAAAAAG TTCGTATAAAATGCAGAGAGCTGGTCAAAAGAATTGCAATATATAAGCATAGGCTTGCG GTTCAAATGCCAGAACGTATTGTGATTTACGAAATCTATTCTAACGATGCAGCTGATATGACATATAAAATCAGA GAGAGAATTAACAAGAAAGTGGATTGTAATTTATTGGTTGTTACTGGAAATAACTTGATCTTGTGTCAG gaGAAACGTTTACAGTGTTTAGCATTTGACGGAACTAAAGAACg GGAATGGCAGATGGAATCTTTGATCAGATACATAAAAGTAATAGGAGGCCCACTTGGTAGAGAAGGACTCTTGGTGGGACTAAAGAATGGTCAG ATTCTGAAAATCTTTGTTGACAATCAATTTCCAATACTTTTATTGAAACAACAAACCAGTGTGAGATGTTTGGACATGTCCTGCAG TCGCAAAAAATTGGCAGTTGTtgacgaaaataacactgttCTTGTATATAGTCTGGAAACTAAAGAGTTACTATTTCAG GAGCCTAATGGGAACAGCGTTGCTTGGAATACACACAATGAT GACATGTTATGTTTTTCTGGTGGTGGCATGTTAAATATAAAGGCTGGCAGCTTCCCAGTGCACCAACAGAAAGTTCCT GGATTTGTTGTTGGATTTTGTGGCTCCCGTATTTTTTGTCTTCATGTCTACAACATGTCCTCTGTTGAAGTTCCACAG tCCACTCCAATGTATCAATATTTGGAAAAGAAAATGTTCAG agaTGCTTACAGGATTGCATGTCTTGGTGTTACTGATGGTGACTGGCGTGCATTAGCAATGGCTGCTCTTGAG ggtTCAGAATACCAAATTGCAAAACTT GCGTTTGTTCGAGTTCGAGATCTGAAGTTTTTGGAACTCATTCACAGTATCGAG GAGAGACGAAAACGTGGTGGAATCAGTAATCATGTCTTTTTAGCTGACATATATGCATATCAG GGTCGTTTTCATGAAGCAGCTAAGTTGTACAAAAGTACTGGTAACGAGGAAAAG GCCTTGGAGATGTTTACAGATTTAAGAATGTTTGAATACGCCAAAGAATTTCTTGGTAGTAGTGATCAGCGCAATGTGAAAAAGCTGATCAAAAAACAAGCGGAATGGTGCAAAACAACAAACGATCCTAGAGCTGCAGC TGATATGTTTATAGCAGCTGGCGAGTTTTTAAAAGCTGTTGAAATTCTTGGAGAGAATGGTTGGAGCGAAAA ATTGGTTGAATTGGGACGTAACCTAAACAAAGCTGATAAAGAACCATTAACAAGATGTGCGCAGTACCTGCAACAACTTCGTCAG tttaattaTGCTGGTGAAATGTATTTAAAACTTGGAGATACGAAGCAGTTGGTCAAGTTGTATGTTGAATCATTACAATGGGATGAA GCTTTCCTTTTGGCTGAGAAACATCCAGAATTAAAG GATGAAGTTTATGTACCGTATGCAAATTGGTTGGCTGAAAATGATCGTTTTGATGAAGCTCAAGCAg CATTCCACAACGCTGGACGCAGAACTGATGCCGTAAAAGTGTTGGAACAACTCACATTAAATGCTGTCGTAGAAAACAG ATTCAACGATGCAGGGTATTATTTTTGGCGACTTTCCATGCAATGTCTTGATATCGCTGGTCAAAAACAATCAG GTGAACTGAAAGATTTAGAGGATAATATTCtagaaaaattttatgaatttCAAAGGAAAGCTAGTATTTATTACGTGTATCACACTATCCAACGTTTTATG GAAGAACCATTTACATCTCAAATGCCTGAACCACTCTTCAATATGGGCAGATTCTTATTGCATTCACTGATTAAAGAAGTTCCACATGGCGTTTCCAGGGT CCATGCTTTATTTGCTGTTGCAAAACAGGGTAAAAGTCTTGGTGCATACAAACTGGCAAGATATGCTTTTGATAAACTGCAG ACACTTCGTATACCCGATAGATATCAGGAACTTATTGACTTGGGTAGCATTACCATTCGATCAAAACCTTTTCAAGATAGCCAG GACCTTCTTCACATGTGCTACAGATGTTCAACAACCAACCCTCTGTTGAACAACAAAGGGAATCAATGCATCAATTGTTCTCAACCTTTCATTCATTCGTTTATTGGATTTG AAACGTTGCCATTGGTGGAATTTGTTGTCGACGATGACATAAG CGACGAAGAAGCCATGAAGTTGATCAACATGGACACCCTAGTTGATGCATCACCTGATCGATGGCAAGATAACACCGCTCAGCAAGGAA ATTCTCAATCGCTACGTATGGACGGCGCAGACTCCGGTATGGACGAAGATGACGATCCTTTCGCCACAAAGCTAATGTCATTTGAGCAAGGTGGAGGAGAGTACACACCTCTCGTGATTGGTCGACCAACTTTGAGAAAAATACCTC